A single window of Deltaproteobacteria bacterium DNA harbors:
- a CDS encoding phage Gp37/Gp68 family protein: protein MARSAIEWTESTWNPVTGCTKISAGCKHCYAERMALRLQAMGQANYRNGFDVTLHEHALAIPSRLKKPQTIFVNSMSDLFHVDIPDAYIARVFDAMNAAPWHTYQVLTKRADRLEKLAPRLPWRPHIWMGVSVENNDHLFRVEHLRATRAHVKFLSLEPLLGPLPDLDLRGIDWAIVGGESGPGARPMDPAWVVGIRDRCARAKVPFFFKQWGGVNKKRAGRLLDGRTWDEMPERTVHA, encoded by the coding sequence ATGGCTCGATCCGCCATCGAATGGACCGAATCGACTTGGAACCCGGTCACGGGTTGCACGAAGATCAGCGCGGGGTGCAAGCACTGCTATGCCGAACGCATGGCGCTGCGTCTACAGGCGATGGGACAGGCCAACTATCGCAACGGTTTTGATGTCACGCTGCACGAGCATGCGCTCGCGATTCCTTCGCGGCTGAAAAAACCGCAGACGATCTTCGTCAACTCGATGAGCGACCTTTTCCACGTCGACATCCCCGACGCCTACATCGCGCGCGTTTTCGACGCGATGAACGCCGCTCCCTGGCACACCTATCAGGTGCTGACGAAGCGCGCCGATCGTTTGGAGAAATTGGCGCCGCGCCTCCCGTGGCGTCCGCACATCTGGATGGGCGTGAGCGTCGAGAACAACGACCATCTGTTTCGCGTAGAGCACCTGCGCGCGACCCGCGCGCACGTGAAGTTCCTGTCGCTCGAACCGCTGCTCGGCCCGCTGCCCGATCTGGATCTGCGCGGCATCGACTGGGCCATCGTCGGCGGCGAATCCGGCCCCGGTGCGCGGCCGATGGACCCCGCGTGGGTGGTCGGCATCCGCGATCGTTGCGCGCGCGCCAAGGTGCCGTTCTTCTTCAAGCAGTGGGGCGGCGTGAACAAGAAGCGCGCCGGACGCCTGCTCGACGGACGCACCTGGGATGAGATGCCGGAGCGAACCGTCCACGCGTGA
- a CDS encoding flotillin family protein, whose translation MYLLVFLGILAIAFLGIFLAAITRYKRCPSDKILVIYGKTGRDTSGQTRTSRCIHGGASFVWPLFQDYAYLDLMPIAIDIDLKSALSKQNIRINVPSVFTVGISTEEGMMQNAAERLLGLNHQVIRQITEDIIFGQLRLTIATMDIEEINSDRDKFLANVSENVETELKKVGLRLIAVNIKDITDESGYIEALGQEAAAHAIQEARKKVAEKERDGAIGQAEAEREKRIRVAEANATAVEGENRSAVAIAKSKAERDVKEAEADRLATAAKKVAQAKALEEAYASEGAAEKARAERDRATMYANTVVAADIEKEKIRIAAEAEAQKLRLEAKGTGDALYEEMAGRARGQYENLAKQAEGLKAMIEATGQDANKAVMLMIAQQIQEIAKIQVEAIKNLHIDNVVVWDNLSGGEGTPSTAKFVSGLLGSLPQFHDLFKMVGLNLPEAFGSKAEKEIDVR comes from the coding sequence ATGTACCTTCTCGTCTTTCTGGGCATTCTCGCGATCGCGTTTCTCGGAATTTTTCTCGCCGCGATCACCCGGTATAAGCGCTGTCCGTCCGACAAGATTCTGGTGATCTACGGCAAGACCGGCCGCGACACGTCGGGACAGACGCGCACGTCGCGGTGCATCCACGGCGGCGCGTCGTTCGTGTGGCCGCTGTTTCAGGACTACGCCTACCTCGACCTGATGCCGATCGCGATCGACATCGACCTCAAGAGCGCGCTGTCCAAACAGAACATCCGCATCAACGTCCCCTCGGTGTTTACGGTCGGCATCTCGACCGAAGAGGGCATGATGCAAAACGCCGCCGAGCGTCTGCTCGGGCTCAACCATCAGGTCATCCGGCAGATCACCGAAGACATCATCTTCGGCCAGCTCCGCCTCACCATCGCGACGATGGACATCGAGGAGATCAACTCCGACCGCGACAAGTTCCTCGCCAACGTCAGCGAAAACGTCGAGACCGAGCTCAAGAAAGTCGGCTTGCGCCTGATCGCGGTGAACATCAAGGATATCACCGACGAGTCGGGCTACATCGAGGCGCTGGGACAGGAAGCCGCGGCCCACGCGATTCAGGAAGCGCGCAAAAAGGTCGCCGAAAAAGAGCGCGACGGCGCCATCGGCCAGGCCGAGGCCGAACGCGAGAAACGCATTCGCGTGGCCGAGGCGAACGCGACCGCGGTCGAGGGCGAAAACCGCTCCGCCGTGGCGATCGCGAAATCGAAAGCCGAGCGCGACGTGAAAGAGGCCGAGGCGGACCGGCTCGCGACCGCGGCGAAAAAGGTCGCCCAGGCCAAGGCGCTCGAAGAAGCCTACGCGTCGGAAGGCGCGGCGGAAAAGGCGCGCGCCGAGCGCGACCGCGCGACGATGTACGCGAACACGGTCGTCGCCGCGGATATCGAAAAGGAAAAGATCCGCATCGCCGCCGAGGCCGAGGCGCAAAAACTGCGTCTGGAGGCGAAGGGCACCGGCGACGCGCTGTACGAGGAAATGGCGGGACGCGCGCGCGGTCAGTACGAAAACCTCGCCAAGCAGGCCGAGGGTCTGAAGGCCATGATCGAGGCGACGGGGCAGGACGCGAACAAGGCCGTCATGCTCATGATCGCGCAGCAGATTCAGGAGATCGCGAAAATCCAGGTCGAGGCGATCAAGAATCTGCACATCGACAACGTGGTCGTGTGGGACAACCTGTCCGGCGGCGAAGGCACGCCCAGCACGGCGAAGTTCGTCTCCGGTCTGCTCGGCTCGCTGCCGCAGTTCCACGACCTGTTCAAGATGGTCGGCCTGAATCTGCCCGAGGCATTCGGCTCCAAGGCCGAGAAGGAAATCGACGTGCGGTGA
- a CDS encoding RNA-binding protein — MSEKVFVGSLSWNTNDEKLQAAFAPYGEITEAKVITDRDTGRSRGFGFVTFANAESAQKAISALDGKDLDGRTIKVNKAEDKPRDRDGGGGGRFGGGRNNRW; from the coding sequence ATGTCCGAGAAAGTGTTTGTGGGTAGCTTGAGCTGGAACACCAACGACGAGAAGCTTCAGGCCGCGTTCGCCCCCTACGGCGAAATCACCGAAGCCAAGGTCATCACCGACCGTGACACCGGCCGCTCGCGCGGATTCGGATTCGTTACGTTCGCGAACGCTGAGTCCGCCCAGAAGGCGATCTCCGCGCTCGACGGCAAGGACCTCGACGGCCGGACCATCAAGGTCAACAAGGCCGAGGACAAGCCGCGCGATCGTGACGGCGGCGGCGGCGGACGCTTCGGCGGTGGACGCAACAACCGCTGGTAG
- the tcmP gene encoding three-Cys-motif partner protein TcmP, with protein MIDDFFKQQTDQSRVKTAIVSKYFNAWATIMATRSAADKICYIDFFSGPGLYADGSLSTPLIVTSMVLENPKLKSIVQLIFNDSDNHNIEKLQVALHNASNINSLKYPPAFWNVDAGQSLADEFKKIKMAPSLVFIDPWGYRGLSIDLISSMTKDWGSDGIVFFNYNRVNMGLSNPTVSHHMLKLFGPERLPAVLEKIRDAGPDERELTIVDEFGGAIADAVGTRYVLPFRFIEESRDRTSHYLYFISKHPLGYVIMKNIMAKESERDQDSVPSFEYSPATPRQQLLFLFVRKLNNLKDDLIAAFAGRTAKMIDIFEEHHVGTPFIEKNYKTALMELEKENRIFAEPNAKNRKKNTFADRVVVSFPEIR; from the coding sequence ATGATAGATGACTTTTTTAAGCAACAGACCGATCAATCGCGGGTTAAAACGGCTATCGTTTCAAAGTATTTTAATGCATGGGCGACGATTATGGCGACAAGATCTGCCGCAGACAAAATATGCTATATAGATTTTTTTTCCGGCCCAGGCTTATATGCCGATGGCTCCCTTTCGACTCCTTTAATCGTTACATCTATGGTATTAGAAAACCCAAAACTGAAATCAATTGTTCAATTAATATTCAACGACAGCGATAACCATAACATTGAAAAACTTCAAGTCGCTTTACATAACGCATCTAATATTAATAGCCTCAAATATCCTCCAGCCTTCTGGAATGTAGACGCCGGACAAAGTCTCGCAGATGAATTTAAGAAAATAAAGATGGCACCCTCTCTTGTGTTTATCGATCCTTGGGGGTATCGTGGATTAAGCATAGATCTGATTTCTTCTATGACAAAAGACTGGGGGTCTGACGGAATAGTATTTTTCAATTACAACCGAGTCAATATGGGCTTAAGCAATCCCACTGTTTCTCATCATATGTTAAAATTGTTCGGCCCCGAACGACTACCCGCTGTACTTGAAAAAATTCGAGATGCAGGCCCTGATGAACGCGAATTGACGATCGTTGACGAATTTGGAGGTGCGATCGCAGATGCAGTTGGCACGCGTTACGTTTTACCATTCCGTTTTATCGAAGAAAGTAGGGATAGAACCAGCCATTACTTATATTTTATCAGCAAACACCCATTGGGGTACGTTATCATGAAAAATATAATGGCAAAGGAGAGTGAACGAGATCAAGATTCAGTGCCTTCATTTGAATACAGCCCCGCCACTCCGAGACAGCAACTGTTATTCCTGTTTGTGCGAAAATTAAATAACCTGAAAGACGATCTAATCGCAGCATTTGCTGGAAGGACAGCTAAAATGATAGATATCTTTGAAGAGCACCATGTCGGGACTCCGTTTATCGAAAAGAATTACAAGACAGCCCTGATGGAACTTGAAAAAGAAAATCGAATTTTTGCGGAGCCGAACGCGAAAAATCGAAAGAAGAATACATTTGCAGACCGAGTTGTTGTTTCATTTCCGGAGATTCGCTGA